A region from the Bacillus thuringiensis genome encodes:
- a CDS encoding phosphotransferase enzyme family protein — MLLIDAIEIASYWGIKVLEAKNLSDRATHIITDVKENFILKKKEGLEKARNEIELLKHLYHNQISVPLPLVSNEGDCTIIYNNEIYCMYNYLDGNIVRSEDAVQNQIIPRLFGKAIASIHKEMLDVEIAINFEHKNLYNQVYNWAVKEVLKINQDKELKEIYLDLEKDLKEIVEKLPKQLIHRDAHLSNIILKDQHVSGIIDFEIAEVNIRVFDPCYCCTSVLSEIFSIEPLKELWFDFVPELFRGYNKLNPLNELEIQSIPKIMLAIQTIFMAYFVNYPTIFEINKAMFLWIYKNQSKLTNTIIRCSV, encoded by the coding sequence ATGTTACTTATAGACGCAATAGAGATTGCTTCTTACTGGGGAATTAAAGTCTTGGAAGCCAAGAATCTTTCTGACAGAGCAACACACATAATTACTGATGTTAAAGAGAATTTTATTTTAAAGAAAAAAGAGGGGCTAGAAAAAGCTAGAAATGAAATCGAACTTCTAAAACACCTATATCACAATCAAATAAGCGTTCCTTTGCCATTGGTAAGTAATGAAGGTGATTGCACCATCATTTACAACAATGAAATTTATTGCATGTACAACTATCTGGATGGAAATATAGTCCGTTCTGAAGATGCAGTTCAGAATCAAATCATTCCTCGTCTTTTCGGAAAAGCAATTGCTTCTATCCACAAAGAAATGCTTGATGTAGAAATAGCAATAAATTTTGAACACAAAAACCTGTATAATCAAGTCTATAATTGGGCGGTTAAAGAAGTTTTAAAAATAAATCAGGATAAGGAGCTAAAAGAAATTTATCTTGATTTGGAAAAAGATTTGAAAGAAATAGTTGAGAAGTTGCCAAAGCAATTAATTCATCGAGATGCTCATCTTTCAAATATAATATTGAAAGATCAACATGTTTCAGGAATTATTGACTTTGAAATTGCTGAGGTCAATATTAGAGTGTTTGATCCATGTTATTGTTGTACAAGTGTTTTAAGCGAGATTTTCTCTATCGAGCCTTTGAAAGAGCTTTGGTTTGACTTTGTTCCAGAACTGTTTAGAGGATATAACAAATTAAACCCTTTAAATGAACTTGAGATCCAATCCATACCAAAAATAATGCTGGCTATACAAACTATATTTATGGCTTATTTTGTTAACTATCCGACCATATTTGAAATTAACAAAGCTATGTTTCTCTGGATATATAAAAATCAATCTAAGCTTACAAATACGATAATAAGATGCTCCGTCTAA